A genomic segment from Aspergillus chevalieri M1 DNA, chromosome 7, nearly complete sequence encodes:
- a CDS encoding putative MFS transporter (COG:G;~EggNog:ENOG410PH2S;~InterPro:IPR020846,IPR011701,IPR036259;~PFAM:PF07690;~TransMembrane:12 (i160-183o203-222i227-244o256-279i286-309o315-335i501-524o544-568i589-610o616-642i654-673o685-706i);~go_function: GO:0022857 - transmembrane transporter activity [Evidence IEA];~go_process: GO:0055085 - transmembrane transport [Evidence IEA]), translated as MDSAWRRENNIEDKMTSGAMPHGAVSDEGAMENKPETSEDQARQVTPRWKRWLGGNSKDEESPEVKEPYRAKSTLGILSDKQTDEVPGTVLLLSHDRNEPLGLRRQPERTAPSSFPQPNPPTRSPSRDPIKKTTDGVVLSPQPDDSANDPLNWPVWRRDAALLSLGFYSLLGGGMTPVLAAGFNNVAATYDVSTQQVAYTTGLYMLGLGVGSVIMSPTAILFGKRPVYLLGATLFILSAVWCALSPDYASLVVARVFQGIAVSPVECLPSASIAEIYFLHERAYRIGIYTLLLLGGKNLVPLVSAAIINSMGWRWVFWIVAIITGGCLVCLFFFVPETFWDRTPRPHRHHKRPNLHRSVSNIISHGRRGRPPYAESLADKVEEEIQPPSPVARRHSDRHVEFDSHEKVEEGGHGGQEGDRITAISTTGAENRAADPEKPDHPNDPEAAKHAGNDSPAPVTGAARYTNRLRERGPIPFAQYLRPWSGRIAHDKWLRVAVRPFILFAYPAILWSTAVYALSVGWLIVMSELVSHIYQGGSYNFTSLQAGLIYISPFVGGLIGTAVAGKVSDIIVKFMTRRNGGVYEPEFRLVMGIPIALSTTAGLMAFGWSAQEKDAWIVPTIFFGLVSFGCCLGSTTAITFAVDSYRQYAGEALVTLNWSKNVFHGLIFSLFVVDWMESDGARTVFLALGGIQLGCLLFTIPMYMYGKRARMWTVRKRLMEKF; from the exons ATGGATTCTGCTTGGAGGCGGGAAAACAACATTGAGGATAAAATGACGTCGGGGGCCATGCCTCACGGAGCTGTATCCGATGAGGGCGCCATGGAGAACAAACCAGAGACTTCTGAGGACCAAGCACGGCAAGTCACTCCTCGCTGGAAACGATGGCTTGGAGGCAACTCGAAGGATGAGGAGTCTCCGGAGGTGAAAGAGCCTTATCGCGCCAAGTCGACGTTGGGTATCTTGAGCGATAAGCAGACGGACGAAGTACCTG GAACGGTTCTTCTGTTGTCCCACGACCGCAACGAACCACTAGGATTGCGACGTCAACCCGAGCGCACGGCTCCGTCATCATTCCCTCAACCGAATCCTCCGACCCGTTCTCCTTCTCGCGACCCCATTAAAAAAACTACCGATGGCGTCGTTTTGAGCCCTCAGCCTGATGATTCCGCGAACGATCCGCTCAACTGGCCGGTTTGGCGACGTGATGCGGCGTTACTGTCGCTGGGGTTTTACAGTTTGTTGGGAGGGGGAATGACCCCTGTCCTGGCAGCGGGATTCAATAATGTGGCCGCGACCTATGATGTGTCGACGCAGCAGGTGGCCTACACGACCGGTTTATACATGTTGGGACTGGGAGTGGGCTCGGTGATTATGTCTCCGACTGCTATTTTGTTCGGGAAGCGACCAGTATACTTACTGGGTGCCACCCTTTTCATCCTATCAGCTGTCTGGTGTGCGCTGTCGCCGGATTACGCTAGCTTGGTGGTTGCCCGTGTCTTCCAGGGCATTGCAGTGAGCCCGGTCGAATGCCTTCCATCAGCCAGCATCGCAGAGATTTACTTCTTGCATGAGCGTGCATATAGAATCGGCATTTACACCCTCCTGTTGCTAGGTGGCAAGAACTTGGTTCCCTTGGTGAGTGCTGCCATCATCAATAGTATGGGATGGCGTTGGGTGTTTTGGATCGTGGCTATCATTACTGGTGGCTGTTTGGTAtgccttttcttcttcgtgCCCGAGACGTTTTGGGATCGCACGCCTCGTCCCCATCGCCATCATAAACGACCAAACCTCCATCGGAGCGTCTCGAATATCATTTCCCACGGACGACGGGGTCGGCCGCCGTATGCTGAAAGCTTGGCCGACAAAGTGGAAGAAGAAATTCAGCCCCCGTCACCAGTTGCGAGGAGGCACTCGGATCGCCACGTTGAGTTTGACAGTCATGAGAAGGTAGAGGAAGGAGGGCACGGTGGCCAAGAAGGAGACCGAATCACGGCAATATCAACCACGGGGGCGGAGAACAGAGCGGCCGATCCTGAGAAGCCAGATCATCCGAATGACCCTGAAGCGGCCAAACACGCGGGCAACGACTCTCCCGCCCCAGTGACCGGAGCGGCACGATACACGAACCGGCTTCGAGAGCGGGGTCCAATCCCTTTCGCCCAATATCTTAGACCCTGGTCGGGTCGGATCGCCCATGACAAGTGGCTGCGTGTTGCAGTACGACCGTTCATCTTGTTCGCCTACCCGGCCATCCTGTGGTCGACAGCAGTGTACGCACTGTCTGTCGGATGGCTGATTGTCATGTCAGAGCTCGTCTCCCATATCTACCAGGGAGGCAGCTACAACTTCACTTCGCTGCAGGCGGGTCTGATCTACATCTCCCCGTTTGTAGGTGGGTTAATCGGCACCGCGGTGGCGGGTAAAGTGTCTGATATCATCGTCAAGTTCATGACCCGTCGTAACGGGGGTGTTTATGAGCCGGAGTTCCGACTCGTGATGGGTATTCCAATTGCCTTGTCGACGACGGCAGGATTGATGGCGTTTGGCTGGAGTGCGCAGGAGAAGGATGCATGGATCGTGCCTACGATATTCTTCGGACTGGTGTCTTTTGGGTGCTGTCTGGGTAGTACGACGGCCATTACATTTGCCGTAGACAGTTATCGACAATATGCAGGGGAAGCCCTGGTGACGCTGAACTGGAGCAAGA ACGTCTTCCACGGCCTAATCTTCTCCCTGTTTGTTGTCGACTGGATGGAATCCGACGGGGCGCGAACGGTATTCCTGGCCCTTGGTGGAATCCAACTAGGCTGTCTGCTATTTACAATCCCAATGTACATGTACGGCAAGCGGGCGCGGATGTGGACAGTACGCAAACGGCTGATGGAGAAGTTCTAG
- a CDS encoding TMEM165/GDT1 family protein (BUSCO:EOG092646CB;~COG:S;~EggNog:ENOG410PJC6;~InterPro:IPR001727;~PFAM:PF01169;~SECRETED:SignalP(1-18);~TransMembrane:6 (n3-13c18/19o202-225i232-252o264-281i368-389o409-430i442-460o)), with amino-acid sequence MKVSQLLFLLPVISTVAADLAPNPANPTQPALAQRDVTNANGETIGASKAGSKGALDAPVDEHAGHKQTGQGRTAEGHEKFDATVSSVEVGSGVTGTEKDAQGAGVASEKQSGEKKVPEGPKEAPPLPYSEQKKASEEGVSGKGTKGVPAKPSTPPETYDIATPKSATSSKDTHTYTGTKGTSSTSKLELDEQPAADPLHSLIFSFTMIIVSEIGDKTFLVAALMAMRHPRLLVFSAAFSALIGMTVLSAILGHGIPTLIPKTFTKFMAALLFFVFGLKMLKEGREMSPDEGVGEEMKEVEMELEEKEQEQIRLGRRRSSVTPHSLEAGRGRSSKNRMPSPPESLSSSSSRESSPSPGRRWDDMLVGLNNLFSLLLSPAWVQTFAMTFLGEWGDRSQIATIAMAAGQDYWWVTVGAATGHGICTAAAVIGGSAIAGKVSMRVVTLGGATAFLVFGVIYLIEAFYE; translated from the exons ATGAAGGTATCTCAGCTTCTATTCCTCCTCCCCGTCATCTCGACCGTCGCCGCAGACCTCGCTCCGAACCCTGCGAACCCAACGCAGCCCGCCCTCGCCCAACGGGATGTCACAAATGCCAACGGAGAGACAATTGGGGCCTCTAAGGCCGGGTCAAAGGGGGCGCTGGACGCCCCTGTGGATGAGCACGCGGGGCATAAGCAGACTGGCCAGGGCAGAACCGCGGAGGGACATGAGAAGTTCGATGCGACGGTATCCTCGGTGGAGGTTGGCAGTGGGGTGACGGGCACAGAAAAGGACGCCCAAGGCGCTGGAGTGGCGTCGGAGAAGCAATCAGGTGAGAAGAAAGTGCCGGAGGGGCCGAAGGAGGCACCTCCTTTGCCGTATAGTGAGCAGAAGAAGGCCTCGGAGGAGGGTGTTAGTGGGAAGGGTACCAAAGGCGTGCCTGCG AAACCCAGTACTCCTCCGGAAACCTACGATATCGCGACCCCGAAATCCGCAACATCTTCGAAGGATACGCATACATATACAGGCACGAAAGGCACATCCTCGACGAGCAAGCTGGAGTTGGATGAACAACCGGCTGCCGATCCTTTGCACTCGCTCATCTTTTCTTTCACCATGATCATCGTTTCCGAGATTGGCGACAAGACCTTCTTGGTCGCGGCCCTTATGGCCATGAGACACCCCCGTCTGCTTGTCTTCTCCGCTGCCTTTTCCGCCCTGATTGGCATGACCGTTCTATCCGCTATCCTCGGACACGGAATTCCTACGCTGATTCCCAAGACCTTCACCAAGTTCATGGCAGCTTTATTGTTCTTCGTTTTCGGACTGAAGATGCTCAAGGAAGGTCGCGAGATGTCTCCTGACGAGGGCGTGGGTGAAGAAATGAAGGAAGTCGAGATGGAGCTCGAAGAAAAGGAACAGGAGCAGATTCGCCTGGGCCGCCGCCGTTCGTCTGTCACACCGCACTCCTTGGAAGCAGGACGCGGCCGTTCGTCCAAGAACCGTATGCCATCGCCTCCTGAGTCTCtttcgtcgtcctcgtcgcgCGAGTCTTCTCCTAGCCCTGGTCGCCGGTGGGACGATATGCTGGTCGGATTGAACAACCTCTTCTCGCTACTGCTGAGTCCCGCCTGGGTGCAAACCTTCGCCATGACCTTCCTTGGCGAGTGGGGCGACCGGAGTCAAATTGCGACGATCGCGATGGCTGCCGGACAGGACTACTGGTGGGTGACTGTGGGTGCGGCTACGGGACATGGTATTTGTACGGCTGCTGCCGTGATTGGAGGAAGTGCTATCGCTGGAAAGGTTAGCATGCGCGTTG TGACTCTTGGCGGTGCTACGGCCTTCCTCGTCTTTGGCGTGATATACTTGATCGAAGCGTTCTACGAATGA
- a CDS encoding uncharacterized protein (COG:S;~EggNog:ENOG410PXJ1), whose protein sequence is MASVLLPLIPRGRRSTGTSKTSVGLSPPKSASSTGDQSSKSKDRPKGNEDNDVAVWLSIFFGNTDAEAPELDHARFNGRVPKETWEPRTQPYTNHIEKLLFDTKEANRLSAQQSVHLKNPEAKLPIFFAAGKLAVRFSDEILSSQKGACRMCRRREVKCFVFRPLSATKNGYLDLSDFEKMHRILRTIASHTTHFRKRAEVDWAIGNFASDRPYMCCLAVPVCSLEDHCFREAMLSSQNYIMGVMEGSIKPRPLKEDIKRAKRKMTNTSVGRSFSSTPGAMSPTGWMSPGWMSPTSPESSFGAYTTPPSSFSQLNDPAQKQPKLCTIGTTVFIGRPDLQVRLPPQPGQLTCLVLSSTWPQTLLPTQSKNEADEAFDYCRIAGYHERHILETADYRCAICSDAVPARSLVHRPIAYIRTGRKELQDKQLRYALMRFAPYVEGRWNCPDTIDFFGGYSDAQVFDLVVPVCRSKSICEEVARTAAREFVKLFIPRDMKLVFPGLSPDTDLATIEFGDDLAYEGNPELLVKKIGPHALISETGDRGEDPMDCALTVTKLRRWYELCFKEEVAKREYLKQIGYKRTGDISGSDSDSDDESVIDDSVIWVYERESRNDGAESHSSSSKTARPENQLSRETAIQRLENQMLFAPALNLDFLLLCEAVGNSWGLRDEDRESEGSSSTIRTEWIE, encoded by the coding sequence ATGGCATCcgtccttcttcccctcatcCCCAGAGGAAGACGCTCAACTGGTACCAGCAAAACCAGTGTAGGTCTCAGCCCACCAAAATCCGCCAGCAGCACCGGAGACCAGTCCAGCAAGTCTAAGGACAGACCCAAAGGAAACGAAGACAACGACGTCGCAGTCTGGCTCAGCATCTTCTTCGGAAACACAGACGCTGAAGCGCCTGAGCTCGACCATGCCCGCTTCAACGGCCGTGTCCCCAAGGAAACTTGGGAGCCGAGAACTCAGCCATACACGAACCATATCGAGAAGCTGTTGTTCGATACTAAAGAAGCGAATCGTCTCTCTGCGCAGCAGTCAGTGCATCTGAAGAACCCCGAAGCGAAACTTCCTATTTTCTTCGCGGCGGGAAAACTGGCTGTCCGGTTTTCTGACGAGATTTTGTCGAGTCAGAAAGGAGCGTGTCGGATGTGTCGAAGAAGAGAGGTGAAATGCTTCGTGTTCCGGCCGCTGAGCGCGACAAAGAACGGGTATCTGGATCTGTCGGATTTCGAGAAGATGCATCGTATCCTGCGGACTATTGCTTCGCACACGACGCATTTCAGAAAAAGGGCTGAGGTGGATTGGGCAATTGGGAATTTTGCGAGCGATAGGCCGTACATGTGTTGTTTGGCTGTGCCGGTTTGCTCGCTTGAGGATCACTGCTTTCGAGAGGCTATGCTGAGTTCGCAGAACTATATCATGGGGGTTATGGAGGGATCGATCAAGCCCCGGCCACTGAAGGAGGATATCAAGCGTGCTAAGCGCAAGATGACCAATACATCTGTGGGACGGTCCTTCAGCAGCACCCCAGGAGCCATGAGCCCTACCGGTTGGATGAGCCCCGGCTGGATGAGTCCCACCAGCCCCGAATCATCATTTGGTGCGTACACCACACCACCATCCTCCTTCAGCCAGCTCAATGACCCAGCCCAAAAACAACCCAAACTCTGCACAATCGGCACCACAGTCTTCATCGGAAGACCCGACCTCCAAGTCCGCCTGCCCCCACAACCCGGCCAACTAACCTGCCTCGTCCTCTCCTCAACCTGGCCccaaaccctcctccccacGCAATCCAAAAACGAAGCCGACGAAGCCTTCGACTACTGCCGCATCGCCGGCTACCACGAGCGCCACATCCTGGAAACAGCAGACTACCGCTGCGCAATCTGCTCCGACGCCGTGCCCGCACGAAGCCTAGTCCATCGGCCCATCGCGTATATTCGAACGGGCAGGAAGGAGCTACAGGATAAACAGCTGCGGTATGCGCTGATGAGGTTTGCGCCGTATGTCGAGGGAAGGTGGAATTGTCCGGACACGATTGATTTCTTTGGGGGGTATAGCGATGCGCAGGTTTTTGATCTTGTGGTGCCGGTTTGTCGGAGTAAGTCAATTTGTGAGGAGGTTGCGAGGACTGCGGCAAGGGAGTTTGTGAAGTTGTTCATACCGCGGGATATGAAGTTGGTGTTTCCTGGTTTGAGTCCTGATACGGATCTTGCCACGATAGAATTCGGTGATGATCTCGCCTATGAGGGTAACCCTGAACTCCTGGTCAAGAAGATTGGGCCTCACGCCCTCATCTCGGAAACAGGAGATCGTGGCGAAGACCCCATGGACTGCGCGTTAACCGTCACTAAACTCCGCCGCTGGTACGAACTATGCTTTAAAGAAGAAGTCGCCAAACGGGAATACCTCAAACAAATCGGATACAAGCGGACCGGCGACATTAGTGGCTCAGATAGTGACAGCGACGACGAAAGTGTAATTGATGATTCCGTGATCTGGGTTTACGAGCGTGAGAGCCGTAATGATGGTGCCGAGTCTCATAGCAGTAGCTCAAAGACCGCCAGGCCGGAGAATCAATTGAGTCGGGAGACGGCGATCCAGAGATTAGAGAATCAGATGCTCTTCGCTCCTGCGCTGAATCTTGACTTCTTGCTGTTATGCGAGGCTGTCGGCAACTCGTGGGGTTTGCGGGATGAGGATAGGGAGTCGGAGGGCAGCAGTTCTACCATACGGACTGAATGGATTGAATAA
- a CDS encoding uncharacterized protein (COG:S;~EggNog:ENOG410PU4Z;~InterPro:IPR009057,IPR017877) → MVVAVVVVVVSRGRDGGRGGGILRVKLDAIEESPAKTQTPQRRISNPVQVQGSPEDAVNMSGTTILPSEPETDLDPDMMIETLPSLEREANDVLHILVPGSVDPVSIVNTAKKLRDPQNPQRKRLKRLMSNLDAETQYFGHQTYIDTKQVNPLLISALEKKGTGTSREWSPDPILHKVNCARLALEVLLADASSGKKTESQRKAIHDLEGRFPSPFMNELGKGLQGGHGQSALEKDTFDLALEIRTQSLLVKLETHQNEDRFDPEAIVSGVFFDDVMGDEDDSYQDGQEPPRGFNIKLFENENGRLPERFTEAVYDRVNEIRVTLAEEDDDGIRGLQGAYRWQKFVLRVAQWIRKRENEINRDLKSQSDAETVREEYFSEPQRESSSFSRWSSSPTAVREVSTIQTVPVKAPKEPVQKPEQKPVQEPVQEQTQEPVEPAQELGPVVGPAKSERRKSYKSQWLNASMIERISQRQRRQTDYVRPVSQEKSPEASNRRQTLSGPVTAEPTVPPESREIPASPENPPTFLQNEEDLFVDSSSHLQPHRGEPAPEKSHSPPMRRQTISIPPNELPSSEEVWNAATKATPRLTANPRRKTPAAFVDRQEHARRVSPISLSDPHSAERRERPQPPASRKRQRTAEEDDDDDDEFSRYERAIDPSVKRAQKPDQSRHLKRPRVDDARRRERTSPPSSTAAAATTTTTATTSTDSKVRVRWSSEEDKRLMRLIRECGTSWSDLVRQNHAEPVQEGEVRIEDRDQVQYKDRARNLKIIYYREGRQDELPKQFEYVTMSKRDKESLRKRGIEID, encoded by the exons ATGGTGGtagcggtggtggtggtggtggtcagTCGGGGAAGGGAtgggggaagaggaggggggaTATTGAGAGTGA AGCTCGATGCGATCGAAGAGTCTCCCGCCAAAACCCAAACACCCCAGAGGCGCATTTCAAATCCCGTCCAAGTACAGGGTTCCCCGGAAGATGCCGTCAACATGTCCGGCACCACCATTCTCCCGTCAGAGCCGGAAACGGACCTCGATCCAGACATGATGATCGAGACTCTACCATCTTTGGAACGAGAAGCCAATGATGTTTTGCATATTCTGGTTCCTGGGTCTGTGGACCCGGTTAGTATCGTCAACACGGCGAAGAAGCTGCGCGATCCGCAGAATCCGCAGAGGAAGCGGCTTAAACGGTTAATGTCGAATCTGGACGCGGAAACGCAGTATTTTGGGCACCAGACGTACATCGATACGAAGCAGGTTAACCCGCTGCTTATTTCTgcgctggagaagaaaggtACAGGGACGAGTAGGGAGTGGAGTCCGGATCCTATTTTGCACAAGGTGAACTGTGCGCGTTTGGCGCTTGAAGTACTTTTGGCAGATGCGTCGAGTGGGAAAAAAACTGAGTCGCAGAGGAAGGCGATCCATGATTTGGAGGGACGGTTTCCGTCGCCGTTCATGAATGAACTTGGGAAAGGGCTTCAGGGTGGTCATGGACAGAGTGCTCTTGAGAAAGACACTTTCGATCTGGCGTTGGAGATCCGCACGCAGTCGCTTTTGGTCAAGTTGGAGACACACCAGAATGAGGACAGATTCGATCCTGAGGCGATTGTGAGTGGTGTCTTCTTCGATGACGTTATGGGTGATGAAGACGATTCGTATCAGGATGGCCAGGAGCCTCCTCGTGGGTTTAATATCAAGCTGTTTGAAAACGAAAATGGACGGCTTCCGGAGAGGTTCACAGAAGCTGTCTACGATCGCGTCAACGAGATTCGTGTCACGTTagcagaagaagatgacGACGGTATCCGCGGGCTACAAGGCGCCTATCGATGGCAGAAATTTGTTTTAAGGGTGGCACAGTGGATTAGAAAGAGGGAAAACGAAATCAACCGAGACTTAAAGTCGCAATCCGATGCTGAGACTGTTCGTGAGGAGTACTTCTCTGAACCCCAACGGGAAAGTTCGTCGTTTAGCAGGTGGAGTAGCTCCCCTACGGCCGTTCGAGAGGTGTCAACTATACAGACGGTACCGGTGAAAGCGCCAAAGGAGCCAGTCCAGAAGCCGGAGCAGAAGCCGGTCCAGGAGCCAGTACAAGAACAGACCCAAGAACCGGTCGAGCCAGCTCAAGAGCTGGGACCAGTTGTCGGGCCAGCTAAGTCTGAGCGACGAAAGTCATACAAAAGCCAATGGCTTAACGCTTCCATGATTGAACGAATTAGTCAGAGACAGCGACGACAGACGGACTACGTGAGACCTGTTTCTCAGGAAAAGTCGCCAGAAGCCTCTAATCGCCGTCAAACGTTGTCAGGGCCGGTGACAGCTGAACCAACTGTACCACCAGAATCTCGCGAAATCCCAGCATCTCCAGAAAACCCCCCGACATTCTTGCAAAATGAAGAAGACCTCTTCGTCGACTCCAGCTCCCATCTACAACCGCACAGAGGTGAACCCGCACCGGAAAAATCACACAGCCCGCCAATGCGTCGCCAGACCATATCCATACCACCAAACGAACTGCCCTCGAGCGAGGAAGTCTGGAACGCAGCGACCAAAGCAACTCCCCGCCTAACAGCCAACCCGCGACGAAAAACACCTGCAGCCTTTGTCGACCGCCAGGAACACGCCCGACGGGTATCCCCGATTAGTCTCAGTGATCCCCACAGCGCAGAACGCAGAGAACGACCACAGCCACCAGCATCACGAAAGCGCCAACGTACAGCAGAGGaagatgacgacgacgacgacgaatTTAGCCGCTACGAACGAGCAATCGACCCCTCAGTCAAGCGCGCACAGAAACCAGACCAATCTCGTCACCTAAAGCGTCCAAGGGTCGACGACGCACGGCGGCGGGAGAGAACCTCGCCGCCGTCCAgcactgctgctgccgccacCACAACTACTACAGCTACCACTAGCACAGACTCGAAAGTACGAGTCCGTTGGTCATCCGAAGAAGATAAACGATTGATGCGCCTAATCCGCGAATGCGGGACCAGCTGGTCGGATCTGGTTCGACAGAACCACGCCGAGCCGGTGCAGGAGGGCGAGGTACGGATTGAAGACCGCGACCAGGTGCAGTACAAGGATCGAGCGAGAAATTTGAAGATCATTTATTATCG TGAGGGACGACAAGACGAATTGCCGAAACAGTTCGAGTACGTGACTATGAGTAAACGGGACAAGGAGAGTTTACGTAAGAGGGGAATCGAGATAGACTAG